One Antedon mediterranea chromosome 1, ecAntMedi1.1, whole genome shotgun sequence genomic window, AATCAAGATGTTAATTGTCGGAACATTAAGTTCTGATTTAATATGAATTCACTAAATTGTGTTCATATCCGAAAGCAATTGCCTATCTAATAAAGCCTACCAGTGGCTGGTGTAAAGATAtacaacaattattaaataacaaatagctaaaattaaacttacaaattaaatttacagAGAGAAATGTCTTTTGTATATGGGTGTATAGTAGGCTGTTATTGATTACCaacatatataacatttaacAGCACAGTATGGctataatgttttttatacatttgTGACTTATAAATAGAAAATTTATTATGTGATAGATTTTAATTTGTCGCATCATCCTTGATTTTCAATGCCGTGGATTAGCATACACCTTGTATTCAAATAGAAACATTAATGCTGTGAATTGAGTATGGTATTTACCATGCTAATTCCAGCATTATGGCTATTAATAATTCATGCATTCGTTTTCTTTATTTAGGAGTGCTAAGCCAGGCACATTTTCCCAGCGTTgctaattcttttttttcttcatagGGATGGGCTAGCAGTGTATGTATTGATATGAATGAACTTTACTGCAATATTTTATCTCtagaagaaaaaaatagaattgAAGATTTAGAATTATTTGATGAATATGAGGcaagtaatttaattaatttaaagtatGGAGTTAGGGTAGCttagtggttaggacacttgactatcaaacaaaaaaaagagtTCAATTTTGTCTGCGAAGTACTAAGGGGGATAAGCCGGCTTGGAAATCAAATGGCCACAACACCACATAATACTAAGTGGTCAACTCATTACACTATATGAATGAATACAGGACTCACCTTTATTTGGAAAAACATTTGGAAAAGAAAATTTATCTACATTTGTCCCTCTAACTTGCATAAGTAAAAAATATGTCTACATGTTTCAAAATCTGCGTGTGTTTACAGTTTTTTGGGAGAATATGATTGGTTGGAAAGTTTAACatgtaacatttttatttacaggAGTTTCATGCTAAGTGTTCCCATTACATGATATGTTGTGCATTCAATGGATCTTGTCAGGAGCTCAAGTCACAAATTAAATCAGGTTTGTACCTTTTGTATTCTGTTCTTCAAAAATGTAAAACCCAAAATGAATCGGTTATTATATTACCTGAGATATTCCCATTTTATGAGGCATAAAATAGAAGGTTCGTAATTAAGAAATGTGTAAATAAGAAGGttgactgtacagtactgtataaaaaatagttattatttatttttcaaacgtgtcaatttttaaaattaaaattatattattttttcaaagaaAATTCATTAAGCAATAAAGAAGAAGTAAATTATGAAACACCGTCCATACCTAGTTCAATCTATCCGTGTACTCCAGAGGGAGCAGTCAAACGATATGGCCACACAAGTTCATTTGTAGATGCAACTAAAATTGTCATTTCTGGTGGGTTTGGAGTTACATCTAGCGGTCATACAAAGGTATCACAAGTCCATGTCTTGGACACTGAATCCAGAAACCTTACAGAGATTGAATGTGAAGATGCAGATGCAATAggtttgtatgtttatttttgtttgcaaGACATGCAATTATTTGTGGTTATCTAATCAGTTGCATACTATGAAAATATGAAACTAGCTTGCAGTTATCCTAACCCGTGACTAACAATAAGTTAATGATGTATTGCCCctccccccccaaaaaaaaaaaaaaacatgaaaaatgaagattaactaaatttgaactcgtcactacggacgagttaggttatccgcagcgcaaaagccacgtgcacgtcatacgttagaatattgcgcgcaaaATAGATGAGTGGAAATAGATGAAAAATAGGCgttgagtcaaacaaattgcaacagtttgtttttttgctgAAATATGCTCAACTATATGTAGATATTATCATATCCAAAATCTACCCTGATCTGCCCATTATAAattacctaatttgcataaaatcaaaatggctgccattttacaACTTTGATCCCAATTATCTCTTAAACCATAAAGAATTTGGTATAAGAATGTATTgaacacaaatataaacatgacccCAAAGATtcagaataatatatttgatttgtctttggggtcaaggtcaaaggtcattccaGTTTGACATCTAAATTATGCTAATTATCTCTTAATCCATTTggtattttgaataagaatgtataagtacaaatataaacatgacccTTAAGATTCAGAATAGCACATTTGATTTTTCATCTTACCCTGGGGTCactgggtcaaaggtcacaatataaaaaaattcaaattatccTTTAAATCAATTTGCACAGTAGTCTTACTACTACTAAAAGCATAGCATATACAGTACAGACATTGCAGCAGATTGATGTCTGCACACTGCGCCCACACCCCTCCCACCCAGAGATTACTAggtcaattttgaaaaaattgtttatttataaatattataactaCTAAATTTACATAGTATCAGTAGGTCATTTACTTTATACCATACAGTATagcttattttgacatttacttTTACATTTAGGCATACCTACTTTAGTAGACCTACGAAGCTTTATAACCTTACATTTCTGAAACATTGGtcacaaaaatgtctaaataatTCTTGGGTCGGACTCGATCGTCAATGGAGTTACTTTTTAAGATGTTTTTGCCATACTCTGGACAATTCTCGCTTCACTGAGAATTCAgtaaaattacgtcagagtagacCAATAAACTTAGCTTTCTGATTTagtaatttaaattatcatctataatttttttttaaatcaaattatctacAATTAAACTAAGCAACAACAGTTGCAAAGAACTAGTTTTGTTAAAGTATACTTTAGTAAGTATCACAATGACTTACTGTCTTACTGTATTCATTACTGTCTTACTGTATTCATTACTGTCTTACTGTATTCATTACTGTCTTACTGTATTCATTACTGTCTTACTGTATTCATTACTGTCTTACTGTATTCATTACTGTCTTACTGTATTCATTACTGTCTTACTGTATTCATTACTGTCTTACTGTATTCATTACTGTCTTACTGTATTCATTACTGTCTTACTGTATTCATTACTGTCTTACTGTATTCATTACTGTCTTACTGTATTCATTACTGTCTTACTGTATTCATTACTGTCTTACTGTATTCATTACTGTCTTACTGTATTCATTACTGTCTTACTGTATTCATTACTGTCTTACTGTATTCATTACATTCTCGATTGAAGCATCATTTTGCTAATAAAAGTATTAGTAAATACTGTTACTTAATCCTAATATATactgatactttaaaatgtttgtttagaTAAATTTTAACATACACAAAGGGtatttaaatatgaatacaaactacacttgtttttaatggctggattttttttaattttcatccATCTCAAACTTTAGGGTGTTACGAaagattctattttttttaatgtatctttatattattttctgtatttGTGTCATTTGAGAGCAGAGGACTCGTTCTTATACTAAAGTAAACTATAGACACTTCGAAAGATTTTTAGTTCACAAAGTCTCTGTATTCTTAATACACAGAATATGTCATCTTTCACTACTGCACCCACTTTGGTTAGTACAACTTAAAAGGGTCAGATTTTACTGTTTCAAGTGGTCGGTTACTGTTTGAACCACATGACCTCCATTTTCACAGTTACAAATTTTGTAAGGGTAAAGGTGTTTCGACACTTTCCCATAATTTAAGTTTAAACACTTCACACAACCAGCCAGGATTGACAGTTTTTGTGTGACATATTTTAGCATAGTGTACtataatctaaaaaataaaccaaatataataaatgtaattccTTACAATTAAAACACCTTTCCTAATAGTCTGATCCTTGAAGTTAACTCAAATGAGCTTTTCAAAATAGATATGATTTGTTCATAGGTACATCATCCAAATTGAAATGAATTCACTTCATAATTGGAGTATTTTATATGGTAAGATAATGACATTTATCTTGACCCAATACAAATCAAATGCAAATCATAAGaacatattatgtatatttctattaaatacattcttgttcaaaatacctgatgttttgagagataattagcatatttcATATTGCATAACTAGATGACATTTGACTTTGACCCCATACAACTCAATTGCATCTTTCTGAATATTTTGggtcatatttatattaaatacattcttgttaaaaatacctgatgttttgagagataattagcatattttataTGGCATAATTAGATGACATTTGACTTTGACCCCATATACAACTCAATTGCATCATTCTGAATATTTTGggtcatatttatattaaatacattcttgttaaaaatacctgatgttttgagagttattttcaaattttatatagTGTAATTAGATAACCTTTTGAATCTTGAACCCTAATACAActcaattactgtacattattttaaacCGTTAGGgtcatatttaggcctatttgtacTATAGTTAAACATTCTTATTCTAAATACCTAATGGATTAagagataattagcatattttagaGGCCATACtggaatgacctttgaccttgaccccaaagacaaatcaaatatattattttaaatctttagggtaacatttatatttgtacttatacattcttattcaaaataccTAATGGATTAAGAGATAATTAGCATAATTTAGATGTCAAACtggaatgacctttgaccttgaccccaaagacaaatcaaatatattattctgaATCTTTGgggtcatgtttatatttgtgttcAATACATTCTTATACCAAATTCTTTATGGTTTAAGAGATAATTGGGATCAAAGTtgtaaaatggcagccattttgattttatgcaaattaggtaatTTATAATGGGCAGATCAGGGTAGATTTTGGATATGATAATATCTACATATAGTTGAGCATGTTTcagcaaaaaaacaaactgttgcaatttgtttgacTGAAAAGTCTATTTCCACTCATCTAaaaaaacgattatggcattggAAAAATGTttgtgcgctctctattttgcgtcacgtctaagtatatacggtataacactatattgtatacgtactacatacagtgcagaataggtgaaaataagtgaccaaagttattgacgcttttgaacatgatgacgtcatcacaatttaaaaaatggtgaattatgcgaaagataattgattgacctagacaacaataaaaaaaattgagggAATTGGAACACGGATAaaggagatgcgctctattaaatgtgacgagctatgacgaaagagtcaaaaatcctatatttcatattcgagtggccatacgatgacgtcacaatgtccggttagccatatcgatgcatgattcgatatctacaactcatcgacttccagaatatgtaattttaaaaaagttcaccacgtagtttacaatctatgactgtttaaaaaaaggcataattttgacgaatttttgaactttttcataaaaaacgtgcgcaaattttcaaattctacgtgctcgtatgacatgattttaagtcaaaattgtttgaaagttggcaAAATTACTAGAGAaagctgaaaaaacaaaaatcaagcaaaaaaaggatgtttttgacctacgtgcgcacgcgcgcccaaaaaaattgcgcacgcgtgggaatttttttaatgtttagaatgacatgaaacgcttagaaaattgattagaagttgatttttcgtattttgaaattttaaacgcgcgtgcgtgAATAATAAAGCTCTACTTCAATCTTATGAGCACCTACATGATCGTGTTTATACCTATACTTAGAAAATACTTCTATAATTTTATTGATTCACAGAAATACTCAATTCAATACTTTTTTAAGTGAATCAAAATTTCATatcgaaattatttttatatattataatcaatattgtttttttttcttagattGTCGAATGCATCACACCTTAACCAGACTAACCGACAACCAACTGCTTATTTTCGGTGGTAGAAAGTCTCCTGCGAAACCTTTAAATAACTCCTGCCTCTTTAGTATATTACCGGACGGCAAACGCTACTCATGTAAACCCCTTCAGTGTTCTGTAGAACCAGAAGCACGCTGGAGGCACTCGTCAACACTGATGAATATATCTGGAAGTAAACAGGTTGTTGTTTATGGCGGGAAGTCAACAAAAATAGTATTTGGTGATTTGTGGTTAATGGATGTTGAAAGCAAAAAGTGGTCTGAAGTAAGCTATCCACATTTCACAAGAGTAATTGTTTACAAGACCACCTTTCTATGCACTGCAGAAAAAGTAACATGCAATTTAACATAGCCTACACTGGAAACTGGATGCTAAAAATCTATTATTAGCTATTTTAGAAAAGATTgttttagtattactattagtggTGAAATTTGCCTGCCGATCAGTTTGGGTGCCCATAAGAATCGCAAAAGCTAGGCCTTGTTAGTCTCTTGTTTTAAAAGCCTACTTCAGCAAAAATGATGGCTACGGGCTTGTAGTTAGGGTCATATGGCATCAAATAGTGTGAAACCTGCATTGGCCTAACTATTTTAGTCTTTGCATTTTGTAGGTGGTATTACCCCAGCCTAGGCCAACTCCAAGGCACTCGCAATCATGCTGTGTGTGGGGTAGTCAACTCTTAATAACTGGGGGTTTAGATAGTAATGAAGATCCAGTTGGTGTTATAGCATTGGTCAACACTGTTGATTGGACTTGGAGTACATTGAAGACATCTCAGGTGATTCAACCAAGGTAATTACCCAGTCAGCATTAGCCAATTGAGTTCTGTTTTTCTATTCAGCCTGTTTTTTCTTTCTGGCAACAATCTAAAATGCTACTAGTTTCAGACGACAACTTTGATTtcctttaaagctcaggtacaggcatgaattttaaatataatatttggttaattgtacataaatcaagtatttgtaacagaaatcgagacgaaaaaacatgaatttcccttaatatggtcaaatacaaaatttggcaaaattcttccataaaaaccaggaagactttttttcagtagttaggtagttaacctaatgtaataacatgtctggtgactccctagacggtgaaaaaagatggtggatatacggtggataatttttgctatagcatgaaaataaaaatctgaagttgaataaaaatatcagaaatgtaatattcaagttatattacctatatttagtcatctgataacattttttaccacaccatttatttttcatagctttttaaaatgcctctctatttacaaaatttgtgtacaaaagaatagagattttactgtgtaatttgaactatccccccactgataagaaagtgcttattttcaacaagctcgtgtaacacaaataaaatcccaaaaattatgaaacataggggaaactatagatcgataattattggaatgtatgatcaatagaaattttttgcccgcacctggcctttaaagttGTTAAGTATATACCCTTCCCATTTATGTGGTGTTATAACTTGGGGTCAAAGATCAAGATAACTTGGTCAATAGTAAAAGTAGCTAAGTTTTTGGGTGAAGGTCACAAAATTCATCCAACTGGATTCTCTTTTTTCCTGCTTTTTTTtctggttttatttattttttataattttaagcaTATACTGTAATGTTTATACTATaattttttgccttttttatattgaattaatttaaacaaatgtttGGTGTCGTGTACATTTTGCTTTAGATTTTCCACAATTGTTTCCATCTTGTTTATAGTGTAACCTCGTATATATTTGATGCTGAAATGCCAACTGTTTGGATTATTTCTGATTTGTTATAATTACTTCCTAGGTATTCACATACCAGTCATGTTGTCAATGACCAGTTACTACTTGTTGGTGGTGTGGGCTTATCTCCAGTAACGTTTGGTGTAACCTCAATAAATCTTCTAAATGGATTAGTCCTTAACTACTCATTATCGGTAAGTGTTTTACATTGTAACTGAAATCTATGGACAATATAGCAAGTTAATTTCTGTTCTTCATATTTCCTTTATGCGTTCAGGTGCAGCTACACACATAACTTTAAAACCCTAAAAAGGAGCTTGTCAATTCATTATAAAAGAGTTTAAGGTATCATGTCAACACTATTCGACTGTAATAAGgctatacatacattttttcaCTGCAATTTAGTTCGTTTCCTTCAAAGTAAAAAGCAATCattgcaataataattaatacacaaaACAACCTTATATAATAAATGCATAGAcaggttaaagatgtattgtcccctgacaaaagaaattattgaaatatgccattttaatgtaacataatagatattcactttgaccaaaaatgagataaaaaaaaaggtatttacctgacaaaattgtaattttaagaaaaaaatagtcaaattccctgccagccaatggattttcggttgaatttaaccatttattttgtcattttagaaatgaaaacattatttttttgtttttttttctacagaattaataaactttttaaaactacaaaataacctattcaaagtttaatttaattttaatttttcatgtttttgagggacaatacatcttaaaatgataaacaaaatgtagttactgcaattttactgcagtaactacattttgtttgaCTTTGATAGTAAAAGAATTGCAAAATCTAGACAATTGTACTCATATCGTGGTAAAATGTTCTTTCTTACAGACTGATGCGAGTCCTGAAAAACCTATTATGCTTTTTAAGTTCACAAGTGAGTTTTTAAAGGATGAAAACAAACTTGTAGTGTTCGGTGGCGGTGGAAATTGCTTCTCCTTTGGTACACACTTTAATGCAACACCTATCTGTTTAGATATTAGCAACATTGTGTCTTGACATTGATGTTATGGTAATTGATGAAACCTTATTAAGTATGACAAATATCATTTCAAGCTGTACTAGCTACATGAGTGAAAAATGTAatgtgattattattatttaatattattgaattttgaatattttcatGAGATGAAAGATCAACTtttcaatcaatcgttcgatttatatagcaccattccaacattcattgctcatggcgctgtagaaaaaaatcagaaaaggtgagttttgagtactgacttaaagtgactcaaTAGTGATGTGTGTTTAATGTATAAGGGTATGTGGTTCCAGAGCCTAAGTCCAGCAATACTGAAAGTCCgatctccccaactatgtttgctcCTCGGAATGTCCTGTAGCACCTGATGACTAGATCTTAGTTCTCGCTTTCCCTTCTTGACTGTCAACAATTCTGAGAGATATTTTAGTCTCGTTCGTTTTTTAATGTTAAGTCCAAGCCTGCATATGTAACTCTAAGTAGATGAATCCAATTGAATAGATTTCAAACAGCTAGATATGCTGTATAATACTTTTGATGTGTAGTTGTGCATtgaaccaaataaataaataatggtgaagagtagctagctaggctaaagAATGTCAGCATAGCagcacaaacaacaacaaagcagaTAGACACACAACAGCCTACACAGCCTATGCTACAGAACAATAACAGCTAAGACGGATGGTAGCTGAGGTATTATCATTTCAATGATATAACACCTACTGCCCTgaagtaaatattaattatttgattcaCTTTGGTTTTAATCGTCAACAATAAAATCATGGTTTGTTTTTTGGTATGCATTGGAGAAAATGTGTTGACAACCGGCTGACTGTTGAATATCAcattaaatgcaataaaaatacaaattctgttaagaaaacaaaagcatttaaaaaatcaataaaaaaaataataaataataatcatttaaatcattctattacatttataaaaaaaaaatcagatattaccatatttattttttttaaatacactgCATTGCGTATATTCAACACCTGCCCACACTAACAATGTTTGTTGACTCGTCCATCGCTTCTTCCAAAATGCATCAACTTATATGTTGTTACAAATTCAAATCAGTCAATTGGATTTGATGGAATGGTCCTTGTGGTGCTCTGGGTGAGCAAATTAACAGAATGTACTGTATTCATATACAAGGTTATATATCTTGGTTGGAAACTGGTGCTTGTTGTATTCTTAATACTTTACTTGTGGATGTGCGTGGGTGACTTGACAAAAGACTACACTAACAAGGTGTTTATTTTTCTAACTCAACTATTTATTCAATAACTGTCATGGTGGATGGCACTTTATTAAGTGCCTACATGAACAATCATGGCCAATGCTGCCCTCAATATACTACAGTACTGAAATGTTATGATTATCCATGGCTGTTTTACTCTACGGTTTGTTTTACATTTGGGGACAACTTTGTCAGTAGCATAAaggaatttggttttaaatttgtCCTACATTTCAGTAACATCATCTGTAGTAAAACAGTCTTATAAAAATCACTGATTTCCTCTTTGCTTCAACCAAATCTTTTTTATCAGTTTTTGTTGACATTGCACACCAATAAAATTGATTACTAATTGATTTATCCCAATTTCTGTACCTAAAGGGATTTTTTTTGCTATGACTTGAATGCTGATGATTGTATGTAATTTTATCTTcacaatgtatatttttttctagataACCTGCACATTTTAGCCCAATGATTTAGCTTATTACATTTATGGCAAGTTGAGCCGTTCGCCGGACATTCTCTAGTAGAGTGAATTTGACATATAGCTGATTTTTGTGTGTGGTGCCTCAAAATCATCTAGTTGGTTATGGTAGCTCCTCTAGCTAGAGTGATAGCCTCCATTAGTCTTTATTCCTCCATTAATCTTTATTCCTGCTTTATTGTTAGAAGCTCCATTTGGAGGtcttttgaatatacagtagttcCTATATGCATTTGTTCAATTATTCTGGTTTCTTTTTCTGGTTCCGTGAATGCCCATTTATTGTCATcataaacttttatttacaGGGTACACTTATAGAATTTATTCATCTTCGGTAGGTTCTTCTCCACCTGGAATAGGACATGTTAAGTCAGCTCTATTCCTGTGCGCAGTACTGCCTAATGTTCTTATATAAGTACTACTGTCGTTTATTTGCATGGCCGGGTGGTTTGAATGGTTGAGTTGAGTTCCAGTGGTAGAACTACATCATCTACCTTCAATAGTTTTAAAATCTTCTCCTCTGAATCAGCAAAGTCTGGGCATGTGACGACACCAGGGTTTTTAGAAGAAACACTGAGATGGTCGAAGGCTTTAATCCCAACTACTGGTTTAAAGTAACTGGCATAAAATGATTTCCAATTATACGTTGATACCATGGATTCTCTATCTTCTGTTCCAACAAGCTGTGGAATATTCACTACAGCATTGGTGCTGGAACGGCAAGAGTCCGCAATATCATTTAAATATGAACTGTAGCATATACATTGTCTCTTTGTTTAAACAGACCAAAGCACCAGTCAGGGGAAAACTTAGTGTGTCCAGCCACCAAAAAGCGTACCCTGATTTCCTTATGCAGGCCATGTAGTGTCCTCCAGAGTAAATACCACATTACATACTTATTCTTATATTGTCCACTACAGTTGTCACAATGAAGGTGAAGAACTTCTTCACCTAAACTGTAGCATTTGCTCCTTTGCCAACGTCCATCCCCTCATCGATCAAAAAATTGACTTGATTGGTGAATCCCTCACAGTGGATCCCAAAGACGCCACACTTCCTATcggtaaagaaaaaaaaaactggtcCAGGCTGTTCGGTGTCATGGTTTTCGGCGATTGTGGTCGCATTTTCtacacatttttattcaatttacaGTTTGACAACTTACAGATGGAATTTCAAACCCAAACTTCAAGTAATAGTAAAATTAAtgattatattttctttattacaaaaaactcattttgaaaaaaattatatgtatTACGGCCTATTTTAGTTCAAAGGTGCAAGTTTACAGCCCTTTCGTGGTAGCAGGTCACATATTCACAATCTTTATATATCTAAATCACTAAGATGAATTGTATAACACATAGTACATAGGATTAGTATATCATTCTTTTAGCTATACTCAAATTCCTATCTGCTTCCTGGGACCATAAACCAAAGCCTAATTACTTTAGCAGGCATCTGTTGCCATAGCAACAGGACAGTTCTATAAGCGGAATTCAATGTTGGTCAAAAGGTTTGCTAACTATAGTGTGGTAAGCACACAGTCCATTTAATTATAAGTTAAAATAAACGTTGTCTAAACATATACAAAGTGACTAATCAAGTGAGAAATACAATGAATTTGACTTAGCCTCAAGAGTGGTAAACATGAGTCCGAGAGGTGAAGTTTTCGAGGCATCAGAGGACCAACGACCCATTTTTTGAATTATATGTTCTGACAGCCCAAGACCCGCGGCATGTGTAGCTGCCCCTATTCTGAAACTGTGACCTTTATATAAAGTGGGATATAACCCAATAAATGAAATTGCTGTCTTAAGACATGTTGATATGAATTGTGGAGTTACCGGTTTACCATCTATGTGTTGGAACAGGGGGGCCGTTGGTATGGCTGAACATGCCCAAGTACGTACGGAGATGGTGCACCGGGCAAAAGGCCTGATCGTTTTGGGAAGTAATATAGATAGTAATAGGTGGTTTTCATGTCAAAATTTTGGAATGGCGCAAAGTTAAATTCATCCCCTTGGGGGAAAAATGTACGTCTTCGCGCTGTAGTACCTTAGCTTC contains:
- the LOC140063670 gene encoding tRNA wybutosine-synthesizing protein 4-like, with product MPQVAQKTSKSRSDTAVQGTNDSSIVSKCSMVSRGYFQDEFVGHFVAKQSRRSSLINRGYYVRAKALEHVFKSFFIWCKGKENQVISLGAGFDSAYFRLKSEGLLKDTQFVEVDFPDLVRRKVALIHNNPKLNGLLEDELKIPDKIEKLKDVCPLYCSPDYHIIGCDLKQVAKLTSCLEHCGIDCQLPTLVLSECVITYMGAKSSNPAIQWIAESFPHAMFVTYEQIYPHNAFGKVMCSHFKKIGSPLKSIERYPTPEHHKQRYCTLGWASSVCIDMNELYCNILSLEEKNRIEDLELFDEYEEFHAKCSHYMICCAFNGSCQELKSQIKSENSLSNKEEVNYETPSIPSSIYPCTPEGAVKRYGHTSSFVDATKIVISGGFGVTSSGHTKVSQVHVLDTESRNLTEIECEDADAIDCRMHHTLTRLTDNQLLIFGGRKSPAKPLNNSCLFSILPDGKRYSCKPLQCSVEPEARWRHSSTLMNISGSKQVVVYGGKSTKIVFGDLWLMDVESKKWSEVVLPQPRPTPRHSQSCCVWGSQLLITGGLDSNEDPVGVIALVNTVDWTWSTLKTSQVIQPRYSHTSHVVNDQLLLVGGVGLSPVTFGVTSINLLNGLVLNYSLSTDASPEKPIMLFKFTSEFLKDENKLVVFGGGGNCFSFGTHFNATPICLDISNIVS